A genome region from Hydrogenoanaerobacterium saccharovorans includes the following:
- a CDS encoding GtrA family protein: MQKKFDTEDIKKFVKFGITGGLNTAIDFVVYTVLVSFFAVNLYTAQVVGYACGTLNSYIVNRSWTFRSKNKFFSRELIKFIIVNLITLLISLAAMYFLQQWFVGINKIILKLPVVAVTIVVNFVLSKLWVFRG, translated from the coding sequence TTGCAAAAAAAATTTGATACGGAAGATATTAAAAAATTTGTTAAATTTGGCATAACAGGCGGATTGAATACGGCAATTGACTTTGTGGTTTATACCGTTTTAGTCTCGTTTTTTGCAGTAAACCTTTATACTGCGCAGGTTGTGGGTTACGCATGCGGAACACTCAACAGCTATATTGTTAACCGCAGTTGGACTTTTCGCAGCAAAAACAAATTTTTCAGCCGTGAATTGATCAAATTTATCATAGTAAATTTAATTACACTTCTAATTTCATTGGCAGCAATGTATTTTTTACAGCAATGGTTTGTTGGTATCAATAAAATAATCTTAAAATTGCCGGTTGTTGCCGTTACCATTGTTGTTAACTTTGTTTTGAGCAAACTTTGGGTATTCCGCGGCTAG
- the smpB gene encoding SsrA-binding protein SmpB, whose translation MRQDNTKTIAANRKAYHDYFVIESYEAGIELFGTEVKSIRQGNINLKDCWCDIKNGELFVIGMHISPYEKGNIFNKDPLRERKLLMHNREIAKLYGQVKQMQYTLVPLSMYFKGSRVKIQLGLCKGKKQYDKRDDIAKRDAKRDIDRTMKERSRG comes from the coding sequence ATGCGCCAGGATAACACAAAAACAATTGCAGCAAACCGTAAAGCGTATCACGATTATTTTGTGATAGAAAGCTACGAAGCAGGCATTGAATTGTTTGGTACTGAGGTCAAATCCATCCGACAAGGCAATATTAACCTCAAAGATTGTTGGTGTGACATTAAAAACGGCGAGTTGTTTGTTATTGGTATGCACATCAGCCCATACGAAAAAGGCAATATTTTCAACAAAGATCCTTTGCGTGAGCGTAAATTGCTGATGCATAATCGTGAGATTGCAAAGCTGTATGGTCAGGTTAAGCAGATGCAGTATACACTGGTGCCGCTTTCAATGTATTTTAAGGGTTCACGCGTTAAAATTCAGCTTGGGCTTTGCAAGGGTAAAAAGCAGTACGATAAGCGCGACGATATTGCGAAACGAGATGCAAAACGAGATATCGACCGCACCATGAAAGAGCGCAGCAGAGGTTAA
- a CDS encoding IS3 family transposase — MTKYTETQKQELVKHYENGISVSDICEKHNIPNSTFYNWIKKYKQISLPNNRTITPRQVYLLQKQLKRLTDENEIWRKCKCTLDSPLSEKLGAIKNLYEEYGVHACCRVLEVQRSTFYHYLKSPEQTLLQKEDELLKPLVKQIFDNSKGRIGAKKIRACMITKGHKVSAERIVRLMREMNLVCVSTKKHITYNLPPQGRYRRDKLKRQFDQSTPNTVWVSDITQLYVNYKVYYLCVIIDLFSRKVIAHHIANNQRTEIVVATFKSAYKKRDYPTDLLFHSYQGGQYSSYEFRKLLRDNRIEQSFSNPGCPYDNAVAESFFRSIKAEETSTKYYRTLNELRASVAEYIKFFNNKRPHQKFTYLTPNQVEQNYYNNK, encoded by the coding sequence ATGACCAAGTATACAGAAACACAAAAACAGGAATTAGTAAAGCACTATGAAAACGGAATAAGTGTGTCAGATATATGCGAAAAGCACAATATTCCCAATAGTACTTTTTACAATTGGATAAAGAAATATAAACAAATATCACTACCAAACAATAGAACCATAACACCACGTCAAGTGTATCTCTTACAAAAGCAACTCAAAAGGTTAACTGATGAAAATGAGATATGGAGAAAATGCAAATGTACTCTCGATTCCCCTCTATCTGAAAAGCTAGGAGCAATCAAAAACCTATATGAAGAATATGGGGTGCACGCTTGTTGCAGAGTATTAGAGGTTCAGCGTTCAACCTTTTATCACTATTTAAAATCACCTGAACAAACCTTATTGCAAAAAGAAGATGAACTACTAAAACCACTGGTTAAACAAATATTTGATAATAGCAAAGGGCGAATTGGTGCCAAGAAAATACGTGCTTGTATGATAACAAAAGGACATAAAGTAAGTGCTGAAAGAATTGTTCGTTTAATGCGTGAAATGAATCTTGTCTGTGTTTCTACAAAGAAACACATTACATATAACTTGCCACCCCAAGGTAGGTATAGAAGAGATAAGTTAAAACGCCAATTCGATCAATCTACCCCTAATACTGTATGGGTAAGCGACATTACACAACTGTACGTAAATTATAAAGTATATTATCTTTGTGTCATCATTGACTTATTTTCAAGAAAGGTGATTGCACATCATATTGCAAATAATCAAAGAACTGAAATTGTAGTTGCTACATTCAAAAGTGCATATAAAAAAAGAGACTATCCAACTGACTTGCTATTTCATAGCTATCAGGGTGGACAGTATAGTTCCTATGAATTTCGTAAGCTTTTGAGGGATAATCGGATCGAACAATCCTTTTCCAACCCAGGTTGTCCTTATGACAATGCAGTTGCTGAATCATTCTTTCGCTCTATAAAAGCAGAAGAAACATCAACAAAATATTACAGGACGCTAAATGAATTACGTGCTTCCGTGGCTGAATATATCAAGTTTTTCAACAATAAACGTCCACATCAAAAATTTACCTACTTAACACCCAATCAAGTAGAACAAAATTATTATAATAATAAATAA
- a CDS encoding GNAT family N-acetyltransferase, whose product MMIYRELYLDEINPELFSNFQRRQNVTKCFRKVDGEWLIKDIAFVDDWAEQEYEELNEYLKNTITTNGLVVGAFVDGKLKGFASIEATLFGKHNQYMDLSNIHVSQDLRGKGIGKELFQRAKAYAKKHGAQKLYISAHSAIESQAFYRAMGCVEAEEYSKEHVEKEPCDCQLECRL is encoded by the coding sequence ATGATGATATACCGAGAACTATACTTAGATGAAATTAACCCAGAACTGTTTTCTAATTTCCAAAGAAGGCAGAATGTCACCAAATGCTTTAGAAAAGTAGATGGTGAGTGGCTTATAAAGGATATTGCTTTTGTTGACGATTGGGCGGAACAGGAATATGAAGAATTGAATGAGTATTTGAAAAATACAATTACAACAAATGGGTTGGTGGTAGGTGCATTTGTAGATGGAAAATTAAAAGGATTTGCTTCTATTGAAGCAACGCTATTTGGAAAGCATAATCAATATATGGATTTATCCAACATTCATGTTTCTCAGGATTTGCGAGGAAAAGGTATTGGAAAAGAATTGTTTCAAAGAGCGAAAGCTTATGCAAAAAAACACGGTGCACAAAAGCTATACATATCAGCACATTCTGCTATTGAAAGTCAGGCGTTTTATCGTGCAATGGGATGTGTGGAAGCAGAAGAATATAGCAAGGAGCATGTAGAAAAAGAGCCTTGCGATTGTCAGCTTGAATGTAGATTATAA
- a CDS encoding RNHCP domain-containing protein — protein MNRENKRKQYEKGYYKTHACNDVFTCKVCGRQVFPAGAGSDHRNHCPNCLSSLHVDINPGDRESDCGGIMEPVAVWVRKGGEWAVIHRCRRCGILSSNRVAADDNPMKLMSIAMKPLCEPPFPLERIEEMVGLMGGDGSMQK, from the coding sequence ATGAACCGTGAGAACAAACGGAAGCAATATGAAAAAGGCTATTACAAAACACATGCATGTAACGACGTTTTTACCTGTAAAGTCTGCGGACGGCAGGTTTTTCCTGCAGGGGCAGGGAGTGATCATCGTAACCACTGCCCCAACTGCCTTTCAAGTTTGCATGTAGATATTAACCCTGGAGATCGCGAATCTGATTGCGGCGGAATTATGGAGCCTGTAGCTGTTTGGGTGCGTAAAGGCGGCGAATGGGCGGTTATTCACCGTTGCCGCCGATGTGGAATTCTTTCTTCTAACCGTGTTGCGGCAGACGATAACCCGATGAAGCTTATGAGCATTGCTATGAAGCCGCTGTGTGAACCGCCCTTTCCGTTGGAACGTATAGAGGAAATGGTAGGCTTAATGGGCGGAGACGGCAGTATGCAAAAATAG
- a CDS encoding ROK family protein: MKSYYIGADLGGTNIKSALFTSTFEKLGENRTATNADKGSDIVLQRMLDNVKELLSSANIPKDDVAAIAIGVPGLLDIDRGISKFSPNFINWENVFVSAWFEKQLQIPTFIDNDVRVNLYGEWYFGAGKGKRNVVLLTLGTGLGSGIVMDGHVLYGCTGSAGEIGHMNMYRSGRPCRCGSSGCLGRYVSAIGMLRTLKDKLNHGENSILFEWVDGDYDKITAKMVSDAFDKGDKVAIDTLTETGEILGFGLVNVINLYNPEIIIVGGGMAAAGGRLLKRTREIVKKHALQISQENCSIVTSALGDTSGMLGAAFYASQRLKKLSRIDETNLLQVNAQNIVEKGAKTHN, from the coding sequence ATGAAAAGTTATTATATCGGGGCGGATTTAGGCGGTACAAATATAAAGTCTGCATTATTTACAAGCACTTTTGAAAAATTAGGTGAAAACCGAACTGCAACAAATGCAGATAAAGGCTCAGATATTGTGTTGCAAAGGATGCTCGATAATGTAAAGGAGCTATTATCATCCGCAAACATTCCAAAGGACGATGTTGCAGCAATAGCAATAGGCGTGCCAGGCTTATTGGATATTGACCGCGGAATATCAAAATTTTCGCCTAATTTTATAAATTGGGAGAATGTTTTTGTATCGGCGTGGTTTGAAAAACAACTGCAAATCCCCACCTTTATTGATAACGACGTTAGGGTAAATCTGTACGGAGAATGGTATTTTGGGGCAGGCAAAGGAAAGAGAAATGTTGTGCTGCTAACGTTAGGAACGGGTTTGGGTTCCGGCATAGTTATGGATGGGCATGTTTTATATGGATGTACTGGAAGTGCGGGAGAAATAGGACATATGAATATGTACCGTTCAGGTCGCCCATGTCGTTGTGGAAGTTCGGGATGTTTGGGCAGATATGTATCTGCAATAGGTATGCTGCGTACGCTAAAAGATAAGTTAAACCACGGCGAAAACAGTATTTTGTTTGAGTGGGTAGATGGAGATTACGATAAGATTACTGCGAAAATGGTATCGGATGCTTTTGATAAAGGAGATAAGGTTGCTATTGATACTTTAACAGAAACAGGCGAAATTTTAGGTTTTGGCCTTGTAAATGTAATTAACCTATATAATCCCGAAATAATTATAGTTGGCGGAGGAATGGCGGCTGCGGGTGGAAGGTTATTAAAGCGTACAAGAGAAATTGTAAAAAAACATGCTCTGCAAATTTCGCAAGAAAATTGTTCTATTGTAACATCGGCATTAGGAGATACTTCAGGCATGCTGGGCGCAGCTTTTTATGCAAGCCAAAGGCTAAAAAAGCTTAGCAGAATTGATGAAACAAATTTACTACAAGTCAACGCCCAAAACATAGTAGAAAAGGGCGCGAAAACACATAATTAA
- a CDS encoding putative ABC exporter domain-containing protein, which translates to MKSLIYLTLTTLKNRIIDLKRHPSKLILTLFVVVMLGFVVVTSLIFPPEAGETYRPVAELYAIILALYMSVFGLGAMQGLSSGASFFSMADVHFVFPAPISSRRVLLYGLVKQMSTSLYVGFFLLFQFSWLHQSYGISFGTLLLILLGYCFCMFTSQLTAMSVYVFTSHNELKQNLVRGCFYAVYGLFALYLILPAFQNKDNILGAVTGAANTPIAALLPVAGWLKAAVTGCLTGNWMTTALGLSATLLFGLALIFAIAKARGDFYEDVLQATEVSFSAITAKKEGNLEGMTPKNVKVGKQGIGKGFGASAFFYKHMLENRRSRFLMIDKTSLILAGVVIGFSYFMKEDGLLPVLLFSTYMQIFGIATGRWVRELLLPYVYLTPEPPFIKLLYLCLEGVCKIVVEAVLLFIPVGIILSLTPVEIIACILMRIGFGLLLLTGNILIERIFGSIINKVIIMLLYFFVLFIICIPGVIIGFVLNAALGNSGLIIPLVATFVWNALWSLLIVFLCRNILNYAELNNR; encoded by the coding sequence ATGAAGAGTCTCATCTACCTAACGCTCACAACACTTAAAAACAGAATTATCGATTTAAAAAGGCACCCCTCCAAACTGATACTAACGCTGTTTGTGGTAGTTATGCTAGGGTTTGTAGTTGTAACTTCATTAATATTCCCGCCTGAAGCAGGCGAAACCTACCGCCCTGTTGCAGAACTGTATGCAATAATTCTTGCGTTATATATGTCTGTGTTTGGTTTAGGGGCAATGCAGGGGCTTAGTTCTGGTGCAAGCTTTTTTTCTATGGCAGATGTACACTTTGTTTTTCCTGCACCCATTTCATCGCGACGTGTTTTGCTGTACGGGCTTGTTAAACAGATGAGTACCTCACTTTATGTTGGCTTTTTTCTGCTGTTCCAGTTCTCATGGCTTCATCAGAGCTATGGCATTTCGTTTGGTACACTGCTGTTGATTCTTTTAGGGTATTGTTTCTGTATGTTTACTTCGCAGCTTACAGCAATGTCCGTTTACGTTTTTACCAGCCATAACGAGCTCAAGCAAAACCTTGTACGCGGATGTTTCTATGCTGTTTACGGGTTATTTGCCCTTTATTTGATTTTACCTGCATTTCAAAATAAAGATAATATTTTAGGTGCTGTAACAGGTGCAGCCAATACCCCTATTGCCGCACTTCTGCCCGTAGCAGGCTGGCTGAAAGCTGCTGTAACAGGCTGCCTTACAGGCAACTGGATGACAACAGCGCTCGGTCTGTCTGCAACACTGTTGTTTGGGCTTGCTCTGATTTTTGCCATAGCCAAAGCGCGCGGAGATTTTTATGAAGACGTTTTACAGGCTACCGAGGTATCTTTTTCTGCCATTACCGCAAAAAAAGAAGGCAACTTAGAAGGTATGACACCCAAAAACGTAAAGGTTGGCAAGCAAGGCATTGGCAAAGGCTTTGGCGCTAGCGCTTTTTTCTATAAACATATGCTCGAAAACCGCCGTTCTCGCTTCTTAATGATTGATAAAACAAGCCTTATCCTTGCCGGCGTTGTGATTGGTTTTTCTTATTTTATGAAAGAAGATGGGTTGTTACCCGTGCTGTTGTTCAGCACATATATGCAAATCTTCGGAATTGCTACCGGACGCTGGGTACGTGAACTGTTGTTGCCCTATGTATACCTTACCCCCGAACCCCCGTTTATAAAACTGCTGTATTTATGCCTAGAGGGAGTATGCAAAATTGTAGTGGAAGCGGTATTATTATTTATTCCTGTAGGTATTATTTTAAGCCTTACTCCTGTTGAAATTATAGCATGTATTTTAATGCGCATCGGCTTTGGGCTGTTGTTGCTCACAGGCAACATTTTAATCGAACGCATATTCGGTTCAATAATTAATAAAGTAATCATCATGTTGCTGTATTTCTTTGTTTTATTTATTATTTGTATTCCCGGTGTTATAATTGGGTTTGTTTTAAATGCAGCATTGGGAAATTCGGGTCTCATCATCCCTCTGGTTGCCACTTTTGTATGGAATGCACTTTGGTCTTTGTTGATTGTATTTCTTTGCCGAAATATTTTAAATTATGCCGAACTGAACAACCGTTGA
- a CDS encoding ABC transporter ATP-binding protein, producing the protein MFEVNHVTKRYGKVIANNDVHFRVNDSEIAVLMGPNGAGKSTIIKCIAGLLRFDGEITICGSPNKSLEAKKNLGYIPEMPAVYDMLTVGEHMEFIARAYRLENWEQDAELLLKRFELDDKKDKLGKELSKGMQQKVSICCAVLHKPRVLIFDEPMVGLDPHAIKQLKLLFSELKNEGCSVLISTHMIDSVEDYWDVAHIMMNGSFAATKHNHSDDENEKSLEDLFFEITERKDDAQ; encoded by the coding sequence ATGTTTGAAGTAAATCATGTAACAAAACGTTACGGTAAAGTAATTGCCAACAATGATGTGCATTTTCGTGTAAATGATAGTGAAATAGCCGTACTGATGGGACCGAACGGTGCAGGCAAATCCACTATCATTAAATGTATAGCAGGGCTGCTGCGTTTCGATGGTGAAATCACGATTTGCGGTTCCCCCAATAAATCGCTTGAAGCAAAGAAGAATCTGGGCTATATTCCTGAAATGCCCGCCGTATACGATATGTTAACGGTAGGCGAACACATGGAGTTTATTGCACGTGCTTACCGCCTTGAGAATTGGGAGCAAGACGCCGAACTTCTTTTAAAGCGTTTTGAGCTGGACGATAAAAAGGACAAGCTGGGTAAAGAACTCTCGAAGGGTATGCAGCAAAAGGTTAGCATTTGCTGTGCCGTACTGCACAAACCCCGTGTGCTCATATTTGATGAACCTATGGTCGGCCTCGACCCACATGCCATCAAACAATTAAAATTGCTGTTTAGCGAGCTAAAAAACGAGGGATGCTCGGTGCTTATCAGCACACATATGATCGACAGCGTAGAAGATTACTGGGATGTTGCACACATTATGATGAACGGTTCTTTCGCAGCGACCAAGCACAACCATTCTGACGATGAAAACGAAAAATCGCTGGAAGATTTGTTCTTTGAAATTACCGAGCGGAAGGATGACGCACAATGA
- the nspC gene encoding carboxynorspermidine decarboxylase: MMLQFDIDAVQTPYYVVDERLLIKNLEVLKSVMDRTGCRILLAQKAFSMFSLYPLIGKYLSGATASGLLEAKLGYEKMGKENHIFSPAYTESEFDEILQICDHILFNSFHQWAKFKAKALANGKSCGIRINPECSTQEHGIYDPCSSGSRLGVTLKNFRPDLLDGIKGLHFHTLCEQNSDALVTTLNAVEKNFGEYLYQMDWVNFGGGHHITRQDYDIETLVACINRIKQKYDVEVYLEPGEAVALNTGFLVSTVLDLVDNGIQIAIMDTSAACHMPDVLEMPYRPNIIHSGLAGEKAYTYRLGGPTCLAGDIIGDYSFHTPLKIGDKLIFCDMAHYSMVKNNTFNGMNLPSIAKINSSGQVEIVRTFGYEDFKNRLS, translated from the coding sequence ATGATGTTACAGTTTGATATTGATGCGGTGCAAACCCCTTATTATGTGGTGGATGAAAGGCTGCTGATAAAAAATTTAGAGGTTTTAAAAAGTGTGATGGACAGAACGGGATGCCGTATTCTGCTTGCACAAAAAGCCTTTTCGATGTTTTCGCTTTACCCGCTGATCGGTAAATATCTCAGCGGGGCTACTGCGAGCGGACTTTTAGAAGCTAAACTTGGGTATGAAAAAATGGGCAAAGAAAACCATATCTTTTCCCCCGCTTACACCGAAAGTGAATTTGATGAAATCTTGCAAATCTGCGACCACATCCTATTCAACTCTTTTCACCAGTGGGCAAAGTTTAAAGCCAAAGCACTTGCGAACGGCAAAAGCTGCGGTATACGCATCAACCCCGAATGCTCCACGCAAGAACACGGCATTTATGACCCTTGCTCCAGCGGGTCGCGCTTGGGCGTAACCCTCAAAAACTTTCGCCCCGATTTACTGGACGGAATCAAAGGGCTGCATTTTCACACCTTGTGCGAGCAAAATTCGGATGCTCTGGTAACCACACTGAATGCCGTTGAAAAGAATTTTGGTGAGTATCTTTACCAAATGGATTGGGTAAACTTTGGCGGAGGGCACCACATTACACGCCAAGATTACGACATTGAAACTTTGGTTGCCTGCATCAACCGAATAAAACAAAAATATGATGTAGAGGTATACCTCGAACCCGGCGAAGCGGTTGCCTTAAACACCGGCTTTTTGGTATCCACTGTATTGGATCTTGTGGACAACGGCATCCAAATTGCCATTATGGATACCTCTGCTGCATGCCATATGCCCGACGTTTTGGAAATGCCGTACCGCCCCAATATCATTCACTCTGGTTTGGCAGGCGAAAAAGCATATACCTACCGTTTGGGCGGGCCCACTTGCCTTGCAGGTGATATTATAGGCGATTATTCGTTTCATACTCCCTTGAAAATAGGCGATAAGCTCATCTTTTGTGATATGGCACACTATTCTATGGTAAAAAACAATACTTTTAACGGCATGAATTTACCGTCCATTGCAAAAATAAACAGCAGCGGGCAGGTTGAGATTGTACGCACATTTGGATATGAAGACTTTAAAAATCGGTTGTCATAA
- a CDS encoding saccharopine dehydrogenase family protein yields the protein MGKALIIGCGGVASVTIHKCCQNSEVFEEICIASRTKAKCDALKAKLDGGKTKISTAQVNADNVNELVALIENFKPDVVINLALPYQDLTIMDACLATKTNYVDTANYEPLDTAKFEYKWQWAYRERFEKAGITALLGSGFDPGVTGVFSAYAQKHYFDEIHYIDILDANAGDHGYPFATNFNPEINIREVTANGSYWENGKWVETEPMEIKRVYNFPQIGEKDMYLLHHEELESLALNINGIKRIRFFMTFGQSYLTHLKCLENVGMTSIEPIEYEGKQIVPLQFLKAVLPDPATLGPRTKGKTNIGCIFQGIKDGKPRTYYIYNVCDHQECYREVESQAISYTTGVPAMIGAMLLMNKTWNKPGVYNIEEFDPDPFMDALNQWGLPWQESFEPELVD from the coding sequence ATGGGAAAAGCTCTAATTATCGGCTGCGGAGGAGTAGCCAGCGTTACCATTCATAAATGCTGCCAAAACAGCGAAGTTTTTGAGGAGATTTGCATTGCAAGCCGTACCAAAGCAAAGTGCGATGCATTAAAGGCAAAGCTTGACGGAGGAAAGACAAAAATCAGCACCGCACAGGTAAATGCAGATAACGTTAACGAACTGGTTGCTTTGATTGAAAATTTTAAACCCGATGTGGTAATCAATCTGGCACTGCCCTATCAGGATTTGACCATTATGGACGCTTGCCTGGCGACCAAAACCAATTATGTAGATACCGCAAACTACGAGCCTTTGGACACTGCAAAGTTTGAGTACAAGTGGCAGTGGGCATACCGCGAGCGCTTTGAAAAAGCAGGTATCACAGCGCTTTTGGGCAGCGGATTTGACCCGGGCGTAACCGGTGTATTCTCCGCCTACGCACAAAAACATTATTTTGATGAAATCCACTACATCGATATTTTAGACGCAAATGCAGGCGACCACGGCTACCCCTTTGCAACCAACTTTAACCCTGAAATTAACATCCGCGAGGTTACTGCAAACGGCAGCTACTGGGAAAATGGCAAATGGGTTGAAACCGAGCCGATGGAAATAAAACGCGTATACAACTTCCCCCAAATAGGCGAAAAAGATATGTATCTACTGCACCACGAGGAATTGGAATCGCTGGCACTTAATATTAATGGCATCAAAAGAATTCGTTTCTTTATGACTTTTGGGCAAAGCTACCTCACCCATCTAAAATGCCTCGAAAATGTTGGCATGACCTCCATTGAACCCATTGAATACGAGGGCAAACAAATCGTACCTCTGCAGTTCCTCAAGGCTGTTCTGCCCGACCCTGCCACCCTCGGCCCCAGAACCAAAGGCAAAACCAACATCGGCTGCATCTTCCAAGGGATCAAGGACGGCAAGCCAAGAACTTACTATATCTATAATGTGTGCGACCATCAGGAGTGTTACCGCGAGGTAGAGTCGCAGGCTATCTCTTACACCACAGGCGTACCTGCTATGATTGGCGCTATGCTGCTGATGAATAAAACCTGGAACAAACCGGGCGTTTACAATATTGAAGAGTTCGACCCAGACCCGTTTATGGATGCACTAAACCAATGGGGGCTGCCTTGGCAAGAAAGCTTTGAGCCTGAACTGGTGGATTAA
- the speB gene encoding agmatinase, with the protein MLNRNVETFIGCDKEYDESKLVLFGAPFDSTTSFRPGTRFASKVMRSESFGLETYSPYQDLDLEDTAVFDGGDLELCFGDTQKALKEIETFAKQILDDNKLPVMIGGEHLVTLGAVRAVFQKYPNLHILHFDAHADLREDYLGATLSHATVLHRVWDLVGDNKIFQFGIRSGEKSEFLWAKDHVCMQKFNFNGLHDVVKQLEGKPVYFTLDLDVLDPSIFPGTGTPEAGGVSFMQLIDAIQTISKLQIVGCDINELSPVYDQSGVSTAVANKVLRELILSIDNNLK; encoded by the coding sequence ATGTTGAATAGAAATGTAGAAACATTTATCGGTTGCGATAAGGAATATGATGAATCGAAACTGGTGCTTTTCGGTGCACCGTTCGATTCTACCACCTCTTTTCGCCCCGGCACACGTTTTGCCAGTAAAGTAATGCGTTCCGAATCTTTTGGGCTTGAAACTTACAGCCCCTATCAGGATTTGGATTTAGAAGATACTGCTGTTTTTGACGGCGGAGATTTGGAGCTTTGCTTTGGTGATACACAAAAAGCTTTAAAAGAGATTGAAACCTTTGCAAAACAGATTTTAGATGACAACAAGCTGCCTGTTATGATTGGCGGCGAACATTTAGTAACTCTTGGGGCAGTAAGGGCGGTATTTCAAAAATACCCCAACTTACATATCCTGCACTTTGATGCACACGCCGATTTGCGTGAGGATTATTTGGGTGCAACCCTTTCGCACGCAACGGTACTGCACAGAGTTTGGGATTTGGTTGGCGATAACAAGATATTTCAGTTCGGTATCCGTTCGGGAGAAAAAAGCGAGTTCTTATGGGCAAAAGACCATGTATGTATGCAAAAATTTAATTTTAACGGGCTTCACGATGTTGTTAAACAACTGGAGGGAAAACCTGTGTACTTCACACTGGATTTAGACGTTTTAGACCCTTCCATCTTCCCCGGAACGGGCACGCCCGAAGCAGGCGGTGTAAGCTTTATGCAGCTGATTGATGCGATACAAACCATCAGCAAACTGCAAATCGTAGGGTGCGATATCAATGAGCTTTCGCCTGTTTACGACCAAAGCGGTGTATCAACAGCCGTTGCCAACAAGGTTTTAAGAGAACTCATCTTATCCATTGACAACAATTTAAAATAA
- the speE gene encoding polyamine aminopropyltransferase produces the protein MQLWYSERHTQNVKFSIKVDKQLFSGQSDFQRIDVFDSKEFGRFLTLDGYMMLTEKDEFIYHEMIVHVPMAVHPCAKKVLVIGAGDGGVIRELVQYQQIEHIDLVEIDELVVEVCKKYLPQTSCCFGDERVHIYYQDGLKYIRSYENEYDLIIVDSTDPFGPGEGLFTKEFYGNCFKALKEDGIMVNQHESPFYDEDAIAMQRAHKRIVESFPISRVYQAHIPTYPSGHWLFGFASKKYHPLKDLNEIKWNMLGLKTKYYNTRLHLGSFALPNYVEELLRDVE, from the coding sequence ATGCAGCTATGGTATTCGGAAAGACATACCCAAAATGTTAAATTTTCCATCAAGGTAGACAAGCAGCTATTTTCGGGACAAAGCGATTTTCAGCGCATTGATGTTTTCGACTCCAAAGAATTCGGACGTTTTTTAACTTTAGACGGTTATATGATGCTGACCGAAAAAGATGAATTTATATACCACGAAATGATTGTACATGTGCCCATGGCGGTTCACCCTTGTGCAAAAAAAGTTTTGGTAATTGGTGCAGGAGACGGCGGAGTTATTCGTGAATTGGTTCAGTACCAGCAAATAGAGCACATTGATTTGGTAGAGATTGATGAGCTTGTGGTAGAGGTTTGCAAAAAATATCTGCCGCAAACATCGTGCTGCTTTGGTGATGAACGGGTGCATATCTATTATCAAGACGGGCTTAAATACATCCGCAGTTACGAAAACGAGTACGACCTCATCATTGTAGATTCTACCGACCCGTTCGGTCCCGGCGAAGGGCTGTTTACCAAAGAGTTTTACGGCAACTGTTTTAAGGCACTGAAAGAAGACGGCATTATGGTAAACCAGCATGAAAGCCCGTTTTACGATGAGGATGCTATTGCTATGCAAAGGGCGCATAAACGAATTGTCGAGTCGTTCCCTATCAGCAGGGTTTACCAGGCGCACATACCTACTTACCCATCCGGGCACTGGCTGTTCGGTTTTGCATCTAAAAAATATCATCCGCTTAAAGATTTAAACGAAATCAAATGGAACATGCTTGGGCTGAAAACAAAATATTACAATACTCGCCTGCATTTAGGTTCGTTTGCACTACCCAATTATGTAGAGGAGTTGCTGCGCGATGTTGAATAG